The Roseovarius sp. EL26 genome contains the following window.
ATTGGCCTACACCAGCGTGACAATGGACGGCTATTGGAGACGTTACAGAACCTGCGTGATCAGGGTAATACGGTGATAGTGGTTGAGCATGACGAGGATGCCATCCGGACCGCGGACTATGTTTTTGACATCGGTCCCGGGGCTGGTGTGCACGGGGGGGCTGTGGTCAGTCACGGTACGCCCGACCAGATTCAGGCCGACGCGGCATCAATCACGGGACAGTATCTGACGGGACAGCGAGAGATTTCAATTCCCGAAGAACGCCGCAAAGGTAACGGAAAATCTCTCAACGTTATCAAGGCTACAGGGAATAACCTTAAAGCGGTGAATGCAAAGTTTCCACTGGGGCAGTTCGTCTGTGTGACAGGGGTGTCGGGCGGTGGCAAGTCGACCCTGACGATTGAGACCTTGTTCAAAACCGCAAGCATGCGCCTAAATGGCGCGCGACAGACGCCGGCGCCGTGCGAGACGATTAAAGGGTTGGAGCATCTGGATAAGGTGATCGACATCGATCAGCGGCCCATCGGGCGGACGCCACGCTCAAACCCCGCGACCTACACAGGGGCCTTTACTCCTATCCGCGACTGGTTTGCGGGTCTGCCCGAGGCCAAGGCGCGGGGCTACAAGCCTGGTCGTTTTTCTTTCAACGTGAAGGGCGGGCGATGTGAGGCCTGTCAGGGCGACGGTGTGATTAAGATCGAGATGCACTTCTTGCCCGATGTTTATGTCACTTGTGAAACTTGCCAGGGCGCGCGGTATAATCGCGAGACGCTGGAGGTCCGATTCAAAGGCAAGTCCATTGCTGATGTGCTGGATATGACAGTGGAAGATGCGCAAGAGTTTTTCAAAGCGATCCCATCGATCCGAGATAAGATGGACGCGCTGGCACGGGTTGGGCTGGGCTATATTAAGGTTGGCCAGCAGGCGACAACATTATCCGGCGGTGAAGCGCAGCGAGTTAAGCTGTCGAAAGAGCTGGCGAAACGGTCCACTGGTCGCACGCTCTATATTCTGGATGAACCGACCACGGGGCTGCATTTTGAGGATGTGCGCAAGTTATTGGAAGTGTTGCATGAATTGGTTGATGGTGGAAACTCCGTAATTGTGATCGAGCATAACCTCGACGTGGTTAAAACCGCCGATCACATCATCGACATCGGCCCCGAAGGTGGTGATGGTGGGGGGGAGATCGTGGCCCAAGGCGCACCAGAAGATGTGGCCAAAGAGCCGCGCAGTCACACTGGTCACTACCTCAAGCCGATGTTGAAAGCCTGTAAGGTGGCTGCTGAGTAGGATGTGACGCCCTAATCGAGAACATCGGCAACCGCGCCGATCACATTCAAGATTTCATGGGTATCCTCGTCAATCGTGTAGACATAGTCGCCTAGGCGGACATGGTAGCCATTTTTACGAAATCCATATTTTGACGGGTTTTTGATGCGATGATATCCGCCAGGAAGGTATTCGCCAACGCCATAGTATTTCTTGGCTTGCCCCGGGGGAACGCAAGGAATGTTTTTCTTGGCCAGCCCGGGCGGGCAATGGCCATAGTCGGAACCGCCTTGTGGGGCAACGCGCTGGACTTCAAAACCGTCATTCTTGTTATTTTTGTTCTTGCCCTTACCGTTATTTGCCAATGCAAACGAGGGGCTAATCGCCAGTGTGGTGATTGCGGCAAAGCTGATCATTGATGCTTTCATGATGTGCCCCATTTCGAGTTGGTTCCAAAGATTTCCGCGACCGAGTTTAAACGAATACAGGGCTCTTGAACACGGCAGGCGTCACGTTGCGCGAAACCTCGCTCCAGATGGTTATTCATTCACGCCCACGTTTTTCAAATCGGGGCAGCATGGCGGAGAAATCCTTGCCCAAACCATCTTCGTCTTCGACAAATCGTTTGTAGAGTTCCAGCGCCAGTTGGCCCATCGGCGTGTCAGCATCGGCGCTGCTGGCAGCTTGCTGGCTGAGGCCGAGATCTTTAAGCATCAGTTCAGAGGCAAACCCCGGTTGATAGTCGTTGTCTGCTGGTGACTGTGGGCCTACGCCTGGGGCGGGGCAGTAGGCGTTCATGGTCCAACTGTAGCCCGATGAGGTTGAAACCACATCAAACATTTTATCACGATCTAATCCCAGCTTGTCGGCCAATGCAAAGGCCTCGCAGGTGGCGATCATGGTGGCACCAAGGATCATGTTATTGCATATTTTGGCAGCTTGACCTGCGCCAGCAGCCCCGCAATGCACGGCTTTTTGTCCCATGATCTCGAACAGGGGTTCTGCCACGGCAAATGCGGCATCTGATCCGCCTGCCATAAAGGTAAGCGTGCCAGCTGAAGCGCCCCCAATACCGCCCGATACGGGCGCATCCACAAACAAAAGGTCAGCGCCAGATGCCTGTACATCGACCGCGCGGGCGCTTTCGACATCCACGGTAGAACAATCGATCAGCGTAGCATCGCGAGCCATGTTGGGAAGGATTTGATCAGCAACCGCGCGCAGGATTGCGCCGTTGGGCAGCATTGTGATGACAACCTCAGCATCTTTAACGGCGCCTGCAACGCTGTCTGCCATGTTAATCCCGTCGAGGCTGACCTCCGCGGTATCAAAACCATTAACCTCATGCCCGGCCTTGACCAGATTGATGGCCATTGGGCCGCCCATATTTCCCAGGCCGATGAAACCTATTTTCATGATGTGGCGTCCTTTTGTTCAAAAGTCAGGGCGTTTTCCCCCAGTGGCATCAGCATCTGCGACACCTCTAGGGCAGGGGGATTGTCAAAGCTGTGCAGCCACTCAGGACTGCGATCTTTGTCGATCACTGCGGCACGGACCCCTTCGAGGAAGTCACCTTTTTCCTGTGCGCGGAAGGTAAAGCGGTATTCCATCTCAAGCGCATGGTAGATGTTGGCGTTTGGGCCGCGCACCCGGTGAATCAGTTCAACTGCGCTTGCCATCGCTAACGGAGAGTTGCGCGCCATTTGTTTGAGGGTTTCGTTGGAAAATTCAGAATTTTTTGCCACCAGAGCATTCTTAATATCCCGTAGGGCCTCACCGCCGAACAATCTGTTAATCTGGGGGATCTGCTCGCGCAGTGGGCCGCTGATGGCAGGCTTACTGTGTTGCTCCAAAACTGCGGCGTTCCCTGTTTCACATAGTGTTTCGATCAAATCGGACCATTGGGCGCGGGGGATATACGTGTCTGCGAAGCCAGCAAAGATGGCGCAATCCGCCTGCATACGGGCAGCGGTGGTTCCCAGATATTCGCCCAATCGCCCCGGTGCGCGAGCCAAGAGCAAACTACCGCCGACGTCCGGTACAAGGCCAATGCTGACCTCGGGCATGGCAATCTGGCTGTTTTCGCACACGATGCGATGCGAGCCATGGCAGGAAATGCCAACACCGCCGCCCATAGTGAATCCTTGCATAAAGGCGACATAGGGTTTGGGATATTCAGCAATCAGAGCATTCAAACGATATTCATCACGCCAGAAGGTTTGCCCATAGTCAAAGTCGCCAGCGCAGCCAGCCTTGTAGAGGTCCTGAATGTCGCCGCCTGCGCAAAAGGCTTTGTCGCCTGTGGCGTCAATGATCACTAGTTTAATGTTGTCATCAGATAGCCAGTTGATCAGCGCCAACTCGATTTCCAGGCACATTTCATATGTGATAGCGTTGAGTGCCTGTGGCCTATCAAGAGTGATCCGGCCAGCGTGTCCTTGGGTGTGAATGTGGATGTCGTTCATTGTTTTCCCAAAAGGTCTCGCGCCACGATCAGGCGCATAATTTCGTTTGTCCCTTCGAGTATCTCATGCACGCGCAGGTCTCGCACCAGTTTTTCGATGCCGTAGTCAGCCAGATAGCCGTAACCGCCATGCAGTTGTAAGCATTGATTGACTGTGTTTGACCCGGTCTCGGTCACGAATTTCTTGGCCATGGCGCAGAACTTGGTCGCATCGGGCGCGTCAGTGTCGAGTTTCCACGCAGCCTGATGCAGGAAGGTCCGAGCGGCTTGCAGCTCTATTTCCAGATCAGCTAGCCGAAATTGAAGCGCTTGAAATTGATCGATGCTGCGGCCAAAGGCACGGCGCTCTGCCATGTAGGCCAGCGTCTGGTTCAAGCCTTGTTGCGCAGCGCCAAGAGAACAGGCAGCAATGTTCAACCTTCCTCCATCAAGCCCCTTCATGGCATATTTGAAGCCGTGTCCTTCGATCCCCAGCAGGTTTTCAACGGTGACAGGGCATCCGTCAAACTGGACTTGCCGTGTGGGTTGGCTGCGCCAGCCCATCTTGTCTTCAAGCCCGCCGAAGGAAAGTCCCTCGGTGCCGTCATCAACATAAAGCGCTGATATACCGGCCGGGCCGTCATTCCCTGTGCGGGCCATGACAACATAGCCGCCTGAATATCCCCCCCCTGAGATAAAAGCCTTGCTGCCGGATATTGTGTAGCTGTTATCTCTGACTTGTGCTTTGGTTCTGAGTGCAGCTGCATCTGACCCTGAGCCGGGTTCGGTCAGGCAGTAGGAAAGCACCGTTTTCATCGCCAGAACATCGGGCAGAATACGTGATTTTAGCCCCTGCGTGGCATAGCTGTCGATCATCTTGGCGCACATATTGTGTATTGATAGAAACGCAGCGACAGAGGGGCAGGCCATCGATAGCGCCTCAAACACCAAGGTGGCATCCAACCGGTTGAGGCCTGCGCCACCGTGGCCTTCAGAGACGTATAACCCCCCAAATCCAAGTTGCGCGATTTTAAGCCAAAGCTTTTTCGGGATAGTGCCCTCCCGTTCCCAATCTTGTGCAAAGGGGGCAATGTTTTCTTGCCCAAAGGCAAAAGCCACGTCAAATATAGCTTTTTGTTCTTCGCTGAGAGCAAAATCCATTGTGGTCTCGCCTGCTGTATAAAATGAACGTATGTTTAATTAATGCGCCTTTTCCCAATTTGGCAACCCCAACAGGCGCAAACTTAAATGAATGGCAGATGTGGAGGGGAATACCTAAGTTATAGAAAAGGAGTAGATAACGGCTACTGAGTTGACTTAACGTCATTTAGAAAATCGTTATAATTGCCCAAGTTTTGCCAAATTAATTAATAATGATGAAATTGTTAAATGAGTTTCGAACCCAAAATGTTCCAAGGGTTCCTAGTAAAAGAGTGTGTGGCAATGAATGAACTACTGTTTGTATCAACCAAAGACGATCCAATCATGTCTTTCCAAGAGGGCATTGATGAGGGGCACGAAGGGTTAAATCAAGCCCTAAATCTGGTCATAAAGAATATGCCGCCTGCGCTATTTAAAATAGTTGCCGAAGATCTGGATCGACTTGAAAAGTCAGAGCCAACTTCTTCTCTGACGACCGAGGTGTTTAGTAACGCAATTAGGTTATATCAAGATACTCAGTTGTTAAGCATGATTGATTCAAAACCAGTCAGGGCATCATAAAAAACTCCAGGTAGCCAATGTAACAAGCAATGGCACCTGGGAGCCTATCAATCATATGGGAATTCTCTGCGTTTACTGACGAAGTCAGAGCAATAGCACTTGCGTACCGACCGGAACCTTGTCGAAGAGGGTTTCGACATGTTCGTTGTATAGGCCAATGCAGCCGCTTGAGGATTTGCGCCCGATTTTACGCGTGTCATGGGTGCCGTGGATCAGGTAGGCGGGCCAGCTCAGATACATCGCCCGTGTGCCAAGTGGATTGCCTGGGGCACCACCTTCGATCCGTTGGGGCAGATCTGGATCACGTTCGCGCATCGACGCGGTTGGTGTCCAGCTTGGGTGTTCTGCCTTGCGTACAACTTCAGTATAGCCGCGTTTTGTCATGTCTTCGGTCTGTGGTACTGAAGATGGGAACAAGATGTATGTTTCGCCATCGGCATCCCAGTAGTGCAGGGCGCGACTGCTGATGTCAGCTACGATGCAACCTTTGCCAAGACTGTCGAAATGGTCACTCCAATGTTGAGTCTTGAAGGCAGACGCATTACGGCGTGTGGATTTCGGGGCCTCCTGAGCGTTGATCAGGCTGGGCGTCGCCAGAGCGGCAAGGCCGGTCACAATCGCGGTGCGGCGGTTTAGGCGGTTGTCAGTCATATTGGATCTCTACTCAGGGTTTTATGCGGTGCTTATCTGATCTCAATCTAGGGAATAAGCCCTATGAAAACGAGGGGGAATAGGAGTGACATTTTGCCCCCTCACGCAGAAGTGACTGCGTTTTGACGCTACAGGTCGGCGTGAAATTCTTCGACTAGGTGGCGTACGACTGATTGCAACGCCTGATGTTCATCCTGCCCGTTGGCCAAGGCATCTTGATGAACCTGTCTTTGGCGACCGGAACTTGTCCCGCTGTTTAGGACCTCACGACTACGCTCGACCTCATCAACTGAGGAGAAAAAGGCGGCATCTTCCTGAACTAACCCGATCATCTCTTCGACCAATTCGGACATGGGCACAATTTCGTGGCGGCCAAAATCAATCAAACCTTCGCGGGTTGCATAGCGTTGAGCACGCCAGCGGTTTTCTGACAACAGAAAGTTGTCATAGATGCGCCAACGTTGATTGTTGGTGGCCAAACGCCAGAGCATTCGGGTCAGAGCCTGTGTCAGAGCCGCAAGGGTCAACGTGTGTTCCAACCGTGGCTGGACATCGCAAATGCGGGATTCAATTGTCGGGAACCGGGAGGAGGGTCGTAGATCCCACCAGATTTTCGAGCTGTCTTCGATCACACCTAGGTCTGTGAGTGCTGAGACCGCACGTTCAAACTCTCCAAAACTGTCCATACGTGGGGGCAAGCCGGTGCGCGGCAGGTTGTCAAACACTGTCAGCCGATAACTATCGAGGCCAGTGTCGCGACCCTGCCAAAACGGTGAAGAGCAGCTAAGCGCCAGCAGGTGGGGTAGAAAATAACAAAGCTGATTCATCAGATCGATACGTTGATTGGGCCGTTCAATCCCAACGTGCACATGCATGCCGCAGATCAACATGCGGCGAACAACGCCTGCTAGATCAGATGATAGCGCATTATAGCGCTCCTTTTCAGTATGGCTTTGATCTCTCCAGTCGGAAAATGGATGGCAAGAGGCCGCTATCGGTGCCAGATTGAAGCGTGCCGCGTGTTTTGAGACACAAGCGCGTAAGCGTTTGAGATCTTCTCGCGCCTCGGCAACATTGGCGCAAACCTTTGTGCCGATCTCGATCTGACATTTGAGGAACTCTGGCGCTACTTGGTCTTGCAATTCACTTTGGCAGGCGTCCATCATTTCTGCTGGAGCTTCAGAGAGCGCCAGACTATCCTGGTCAACTAAAAGATATTCTTCTTCGATTCCAATTGTAAAATCAGGGGATAGGGCGGACATGGGCACTCTCGATAACTTCAGATGGCTACAGAAAAGTCGCATGTTGGCTGTGTGTCAATGCAGTGGACGCAAATTCTAACAAGTAAAATGCCAAGGTTAACATGCCGCTTAGCTTTTACTCCGGCAGCATTCGACC
Protein-coding sequences here:
- a CDS encoding acyl-CoA dehydrogenase family protein, with translation MDFALSEEQKAIFDVAFAFGQENIAPFAQDWEREGTIPKKLWLKIAQLGFGGLYVSEGHGGAGLNRLDATLVFEALSMACPSVAAFLSIHNMCAKMIDSYATQGLKSRILPDVLAMKTVLSYCLTEPGSGSDAAALRTKAQVRDNSYTISGSKAFISGGGYSGGYVVMARTGNDGPAGISALYVDDGTEGLSFGGLEDKMGWRSQPTRQVQFDGCPVTVENLLGIEGHGFKYAMKGLDGGRLNIAACSLGAAQQGLNQTLAYMAERRAFGRSIDQFQALQFRLADLEIELQAARTFLHQAAWKLDTDAPDATKFCAMAKKFVTETGSNTVNQCLQLHGGYGYLADYGIEKLVRDLRVHEILEGTNEIMRLIVARDLLGKQ
- a CDS encoding enoyl-CoA hydratase/isomerase family protein, with product MNDIHIHTQGHAGRITLDRPQALNAITYEMCLEIELALINWLSDDNIKLVIIDATGDKAFCAGGDIQDLYKAGCAGDFDYGQTFWRDEYRLNALIAEYPKPYVAFMQGFTMGGGVGISCHGSHRIVCENSQIAMPEVSIGLVPDVGGSLLLARAPGRLGEYLGTTAARMQADCAIFAGFADTYIPRAQWSDLIETLCETGNAAVLEQHSKPAISGPLREQIPQINRLFGGEALRDIKNALVAKNSEFSNETLKQMARNSPLAMASAVELIHRVRGPNANIYHALEMEYRFTFRAQEKGDFLEGVRAAVIDKDRSPEWLHSFDNPPALEVSQMLMPLGENALTFEQKDATS
- a CDS encoding L,D-transpeptidase — its product is MTDNRLNRRTAIVTGLAALATPSLINAQEAPKSTRRNASAFKTQHWSDHFDSLGKGCIVADISSRALHYWDADGETYILFPSSVPQTEDMTKRGYTEVVRKAEHPSWTPTASMRERDPDLPQRIEGGAPGNPLGTRAMYLSWPAYLIHGTHDTRKIGRKSSSGCIGLYNEHVETLFDKVPVGTQVLLL
- a CDS encoding carboxylate-amine ligase gives rise to the protein MSALSPDFTIGIEEEYLLVDQDSLALSEAPAEMMDACQSELQDQVAPEFLKCQIEIGTKVCANVAEAREDLKRLRACVSKHAARFNLAPIAASCHPFSDWRDQSHTEKERYNALSSDLAGVVRRMLICGMHVHVGIERPNQRIDLMNQLCYFLPHLLALSCSSPFWQGRDTGLDSYRLTVFDNLPRTGLPPRMDSFGEFERAVSALTDLGVIEDSSKIWWDLRPSSRFPTIESRICDVQPRLEHTLTLAALTQALTRMLWRLATNNQRWRIYDNFLLSENRWRAQRYATREGLIDFGRHEIVPMSELVEEMIGLVQEDAAFFSSVDEVERSREVLNSGTSSGRQRQVHQDALANGQDEHQALQSVVRHLVEEFHADL
- the mmsB gene encoding 3-hydroxyisobutyrate dehydrogenase, with the translated sequence MKIGFIGLGNMGGPMAINLVKAGHEVNGFDTAEVSLDGINMADSVAGAVKDAEVVITMLPNGAILRAVADQILPNMARDATLIDCSTVDVESARAVDVQASGADLLFVDAPVSGGIGGASAGTLTFMAGGSDAAFAVAEPLFEIMGQKAVHCGAAGAGQAAKICNNMILGATMIATCEAFALADKLGLDRDKMFDVVSTSSGYSWTMNAYCPAPGVGPQSPADNDYQPGFASELMLKDLGLSQQAASSADADTPMGQLALELYKRFVEDEDGLGKDFSAMLPRFEKRGRE